In Pectobacterium aroidearum, the following are encoded in one genomic region:
- a CDS encoding LysR substrate-binding domain-containing protein, which translates to MRKRLPPLGSLRAFDKVAELRSFKRAADALGVSATAISHQIRLLEEHLGQRMLDRTPRHVALTDKGELLYAGTHQAFMLLQDTVEKVMEPPVDNILTLTATTAFISHWLMPRLAQLRHAYPNLDLRLHADDRIVDMQTAAIDIAIRYGNVPDGTVASPHLWEDKFILVVSPKFVVTHPEDLLIIPLIHVDGRRIPSLTPDWSLWRELHGPSALDITHGSHFNDETHAIEAAIAGQGAAIASSLILQNALRSRVLYAPFATALDGGCYYFVENPNSKKHQLIAQFRNWLTAEMVESLEAGRPNGRSADE; encoded by the coding sequence ATGAGAAAAAGACTGCCTCCCCTTGGGTCACTTCGGGCCTTTGACAAAGTTGCGGAGCTGCGCAGCTTCAAACGCGCCGCCGACGCACTCGGCGTTTCTGCTACAGCCATCAGTCACCAGATTCGTCTGCTCGAAGAACACCTCGGCCAACGCATGCTGGATCGGACGCCTCGCCATGTGGCGCTCACGGATAAAGGCGAATTACTCTATGCAGGGACTCATCAGGCGTTTATGTTGCTTCAGGATACGGTGGAAAAGGTTATGGAGCCCCCCGTAGACAACATATTAACCCTGACCGCCACGACAGCGTTTATTTCTCATTGGCTTATGCCTCGTCTGGCACAATTACGCCACGCTTATCCGAATCTCGATCTACGTTTGCATGCTGACGATCGCATCGTCGACATGCAAACGGCCGCGATTGATATCGCTATCCGCTATGGTAACGTGCCTGATGGAACAGTTGCGTCACCTCATCTTTGGGAGGATAAATTTATCCTTGTAGTGAGCCCAAAATTTGTGGTAACTCATCCAGAAGATTTGCTAATAATCCCACTCATTCACGTTGATGGCAGACGCATTCCATCATTAACGCCTGACTGGAGCCTCTGGAGAGAGCTACACGGACCATCAGCGCTAGACATTACGCACGGGTCACACTTTAACGATGAAACGCACGCCATTGAAGCGGCTATCGCCGGACAAGGTGCAGCGATAGCCAGTAGTCTGATCTTACAGAATGCATTGCGTAGCCGTGTGCTTTACGCGCCGTTTGCTACTGCACTTGACGGAGGTTGCTACTATTTCGTTGAGAATCCGAACAGCAAGAAACACCAGCTTATCGCGCAGTTTCGCAACTGGTTAACGGCAGAGATGGTAGAGAGTTTGGAGGCCGGCAGGCCAAATGGCCGCTCAGCCGATGAGTGA
- the serB gene encoding phosphoserine phosphatase, with translation MSNSLTYRDLPDEINCWPGLPLSLSGDEVMPLDYRAGDTGWLIYSDVLDKNLISRYQRKLGSAMVIVSAWNVGDYQVVRLAGTLTPRATKLAHELGIDVAPMRNAPTLRSPGLLVMDMDSTAIQIECIDEIAKLAGTGELVAEVTERAMRGELDFAASLRQRVGTLKGADATILKTVRKTLPLMPGLRNMVSQLQEAGWHVAIASGGFTYFADYLRDELGLVAAVANELGMQDGKLTGEVIGQIVDAKYKATTLQQLAEKLEIPMHQTVAIGDGANDLPMIKAASLGIAYHAKPKVNEQSAVTIRHADLTGVLCILSGSMRHEKR, from the coding sequence ATGTCGAATAGTCTGACCTATCGTGATCTCCCTGATGAGATCAACTGTTGGCCGGGACTGCCATTATCACTGAGCGGTGACGAAGTGATGCCGCTTGACTACCGCGCTGGCGATACCGGCTGGCTTATTTATAGCGACGTCCTCGATAAGAACCTGATTTCTCGCTACCAGCGTAAACTGGGCAGCGCGATGGTTATCGTGAGCGCCTGGAACGTGGGCGATTATCAGGTCGTGCGTTTAGCAGGCACGCTGACGCCACGCGCCACCAAGCTGGCTCATGAACTGGGCATTGATGTCGCGCCCATGCGTAACGCGCCAACGCTGCGTTCACCGGGATTACTGGTAATGGACATGGATTCCACCGCGATTCAGATCGAATGCATCGATGAGATCGCCAAGCTGGCGGGCACGGGCGAACTGGTTGCAGAAGTCACTGAACGTGCGATGCGCGGTGAGTTGGATTTTGCGGCTAGCCTGCGTCAGCGCGTAGGAACATTAAAAGGTGCCGACGCTACTATTTTAAAAACGGTACGTAAAACGCTGCCGCTGATGCCGGGCCTGCGTAATATGGTTAGCCAGCTTCAGGAAGCAGGCTGGCACGTAGCCATTGCATCAGGCGGGTTTACCTACTTTGCCGATTATTTGCGTGATGAGCTAGGTCTGGTCGCCGCCGTTGCCAACGAATTAGGCATGCAAGACGGCAAACTGACCGGCGAAGTTATAGGTCAGATTGTCGATGCGAAATATAAAGCGACCACGCTGCAACAGCTGGCGGAAAAACTGGAAATTCCGATGCATCAGACCGTTGCCATCGGCGACGGCGCGAACGATCTGCCGATGATCAAGGCTGCCAGCTTAGGCATTGCCTATCACGCCAAACCGAAGGTCAATGAACAATCTGCGGTGACCATTCGCCATGCCGACCTGACAGGCGTGCTGTGCATTCTCAGTGGTAGTATGAGACACGAAAAGCGTTAA
- the prfC gene encoding peptide chain release factor 3 yields MSPSEYAREVSKRRTFAIISHPDAGKTTITEKVLLFGQAIQTAGTVKGRGSNQHAKSDWMEMEKQRGISITTSVMQFPYRECLVNLLDTPGHEDFSEDTYRTLTAVDCCLMVIDAAKGVEDRTRKLMEVTRLRDTPILTFMNKLDRDIRDPMEVLDEVESELKIACAPITWPIGCGKLFKGVYHLYKDETYLYQTGKGHTIQEVRIVKGLDNPDLDTAVGEELAAQLREELELVKGASHEFELDAFLAGELTPVFFGTALGNFGVDHMLDGLVAWAPAPMPRKTDTREVTAAEEKFTGFVFKIQANMDPKHRDRVAFMRVVSGRYEKSMKLRQVRSGKDVVISDALTFMAGDRSHIEEAYPGDIIGLHNHGTIQIGDTFTQGEDMKFTGIPNFAPELFRRIRLRDPLKQKQLLKGLVQLSEEGAVQVFRPLTNNDLIVGAVGVLQFDVVVARLKTEYNVEAIYESVNVSTARWVECSDVKKFEEFKRKNELHLALDGGDNLAYVAPTMVNLNLTRERYPEVTFHQTREH; encoded by the coding sequence ATGTCTCCAAGTGAATACGCCCGCGAAGTCTCTAAAAGAAGAACGTTCGCTATCATTTCTCACCCCGATGCCGGTAAAACCACGATTACCGAAAAGGTCCTGCTGTTCGGACAGGCGATTCAGACTGCCGGTACGGTAAAAGGGCGTGGTTCAAACCAGCATGCAAAATCCGACTGGATGGAGATGGAAAAGCAGCGTGGTATCTCCATCACCACGTCCGTGATGCAGTTCCCCTATCGTGAATGTCTGGTTAACCTGCTGGATACCCCGGGGCACGAAGACTTCTCCGAAGATACCTACCGTACGTTGACGGCGGTGGACTGCTGCCTGATGGTGATCGACGCTGCAAAAGGGGTCGAAGATCGTACGCGTAAGCTGATGGAAGTCACGCGTCTGCGTGACACGCCGATTCTGACGTTTATGAACAAACTTGACCGTGACATCCGCGATCCGATGGAAGTGCTGGATGAAGTCGAGAGCGAGCTGAAGATTGCCTGTGCGCCGATTACCTGGCCGATTGGCTGCGGTAAATTGTTCAAAGGCGTGTACCACCTTTATAAAGATGAAACCTATCTGTATCAGACCGGTAAAGGCCATACGATTCAGGAAGTACGCATCGTTAAAGGGCTGGACAACCCGGATCTGGATACCGCTGTTGGCGAAGAGCTGGCTGCACAGCTGCGTGAAGAGCTGGAGCTGGTGAAAGGGGCATCGCACGAATTTGAGCTGGACGCGTTTCTGGCAGGCGAACTGACACCGGTCTTCTTTGGTACGGCGCTGGGTAACTTTGGCGTTGACCATATGCTGGACGGGTTAGTTGCCTGGGCGCCTGCGCCGATGCCGCGTAAAACAGATACCCGCGAAGTGACGGCAGCGGAAGAGAAATTCACCGGCTTTGTATTCAAGATTCAGGCCAACATGGACCCGAAACACCGTGACCGCGTGGCGTTTATGCGCGTGGTATCCGGGAGATATGAAAAGAGCATGAAGCTGCGTCAGGTTCGTTCGGGCAAAGACGTGGTGATTTCAGATGCGTTGACCTTCATGGCGGGTGACCGTTCCCATATTGAAGAAGCCTACCCGGGCGATATCATCGGGTTACACAACCACGGCACTATCCAGATTGGCGATACGTTTACGCAAGGTGAAGACATGAAATTCACCGGTATCCCTAACTTTGCGCCGGAATTGTTCCGTCGCATCCGCCTGCGCGATCCGCTCAAGCAGAAACAGCTGCTGAAGGGGTTGGTACAGCTGTCTGAGGAAGGCGCGGTACAGGTATTCCGTCCATTGACCAACAACGATCTTATCGTGGGGGCGGTCGGCGTACTACAGTTTGATGTGGTGGTTGCCCGTTTGAAAACCGAATATAACGTTGAGGCGATTTACGAGTCGGTAAACGTTTCTACCGCGCGTTGGGTTGAGTGCAGCGATGTGAAGAAATTCGAAGAGTTTAAGCGTAAGAACGAGCTGCATCTGGCGCTGGATGGCGGGGATAACCTGGCTTATGTGGCACCAACGATGGTGAACCTGAACCTGACGCGGGAACGCTATCCAGAAGTGACGTTCCACCAAACGCGTGAGCATTAA
- a CDS encoding DUF1328 domain-containing protein: MFRWGIIFLVIALIAAALGFGGLAGTAAGAAKIVFVVGIILFLLSLFTGRKRP; encoded by the coding sequence ATGTTTCGTTGGGGCATTATATTTTTAGTTATCGCACTTATCGCGGCAGCTCTGGGTTTCGGCGGGCTGGCCGGTACGGCAGCTGGCGCGGCGAAAATCGTCTTTGTGGTCGGTATTATTCTGTTTCTGCTTAGCTTGTTCACTGGTCGAAAACGGCCATAG
- a CDS encoding VOC family protein yields MSKQKVKELRLVVTTEDFDNALAFYRDKLGLRQQDAVPPDSGRVAILEAGRATLELVEPETAAFIDRVEVGERVSGWIRVAFEVEDVVQTTDTLTASGAALLGAPKPTPFRSINSRLDAPAGLQLTLFQRQQ; encoded by the coding sequence ATGTCTAAACAGAAAGTGAAAGAACTCAGACTGGTGGTCACGACAGAGGACTTCGATAACGCCCTGGCATTTTATCGCGATAAGCTGGGGTTGCGGCAGCAGGATGCAGTACCGCCGGACAGCGGTCGTGTCGCTATTCTGGAAGCGGGTAGGGCAACGCTGGAATTGGTCGAGCCAGAAACGGCAGCGTTTATCGACCGTGTTGAAGTGGGTGAACGGGTATCCGGCTGGATTCGTGTGGCGTTTGAAGTTGAGGACGTGGTGCAGACCACGGATACGCTGACCGCTTCGGGTGCTGCACTGCTGGGAGCGCCGAAACCGACGCCTTTCCGATCTATAAATAGCCGGTTAGATGCCCCGGCAGGCTTGCAGCTAACACTGTTTCAGCGACAGCAATAA
- the radA gene encoding DNA repair protein RadA, with the protein MAKAVKRAFVCNECGADYPRWQGQCSACHAWNTITEVRLASASVSRSDRLTGYAGESAGISRVQKLSEISLEALPRFSTGFQEFDRVLGGGVVPGSAILIGGNPGAGKSTLLLQTLCKLSENMKTLYVTGEESLQQVAMRAHRLNLPTQNLNMLSETSIEQICLIAEQEQPKLMVIDSIQVMHLADIQSSPGSVAQVRETAAYLTRFAKTRGVAIVMVGHVTKDGSLAGPKVLEHCIDCSVLLDGDADSRFRTLRSHKNRFGAVNELGVFAMTEQGLREVSNPSAIFLSRGDEVTSGSSVMVVWEGTRPLLVEIQALVDQSMMSNPRRVAVGLEQNRLAILLAVLHRHGGLQMSDQDVFVNVVGGVKVTETSADLALLLSLVSSFRDRPLPQDLVIFGEVGLAGEIRPVPSGQERITEAAKHGFKRAIVPHANMPKKTPASMQVFGVKKLADALAILDDL; encoded by the coding sequence GTGGCAAAAGCCGTCAAACGGGCGTTTGTATGTAATGAATGCGGGGCTGATTACCCGCGCTGGCAAGGGCAGTGCAGCGCCTGCCATGCCTGGAACACCATTACCGAAGTGCGTCTGGCATCGGCGTCAGTATCACGTTCCGACCGCCTCACCGGCTATGCGGGTGAGAGTGCTGGCATCAGCCGGGTACAAAAACTTTCGGAAATCAGCCTTGAAGCCCTGCCCCGTTTTTCTACCGGTTTTCAGGAGTTTGACCGCGTTCTGGGCGGCGGCGTCGTTCCCGGCAGCGCGATTCTGATCGGCGGTAACCCCGGCGCGGGTAAAAGTACCCTGCTGCTGCAAACGCTCTGCAAGCTGTCAGAGAATATGAAAACCCTGTACGTCACCGGGGAAGAATCCTTGCAGCAGGTGGCGATGCGGGCACACCGCCTCAATTTACCGACACAGAATCTCAATATGCTGTCGGAAACCAGCATCGAACAAATTTGCCTGATTGCCGAGCAGGAACAGCCGAAGCTGATGGTGATCGACTCCATTCAGGTCATGCATCTCGCCGATATTCAATCGTCCCCCGGCAGCGTAGCGCAGGTGCGCGAAACCGCAGCCTACCTGACGCGCTTCGCCAAAACGCGCGGCGTCGCCATCGTCATGGTCGGCCACGTCACCAAAGACGGCTCGCTCGCCGGACCGAAAGTATTAGAACACTGCATCGACTGCTCCGTGTTGCTGGATGGCGATGCCGACTCCCGATTCCGCACCCTGCGCAGCCATAAAAACCGTTTCGGTGCCGTTAACGAGCTGGGCGTGTTCGCGATGACGGAGCAAGGACTACGCGAGGTCAGCAATCCGTCGGCGATTTTCCTTAGCCGCGGGGACGAAGTGACGTCCGGCAGTTCCGTTATGGTGGTGTGGGAAGGCACGCGCCCGCTGCTGGTCGAGATTCAGGCGCTGGTGGATCAATCGATGATGTCGAACCCACGCCGTGTGGCGGTCGGGCTGGAGCAAAACCGGTTAGCCATACTGCTAGCGGTGCTGCATCGCCACGGCGGCTTGCAGATGTCAGATCAGGATGTGTTCGTGAATGTCGTCGGCGGCGTCAAAGTCACCGAAACCAGCGCTGATCTGGCGCTGCTGTTGTCACTGGTCTCCAGCTTCCGCGACCGCCCGCTACCACAGGATCTCGTCATCTTCGGTGAGGTCGGTCTGGCGGGCGAAATCCGCCCGGTTCCCAGCGGACAAGAGCGGATTACCGAAGCCGCCAAGCACGGCTTCAAACGCGCCATCGTTCCTCATGCCAATATGCCGAAGAAAACGCCTGCCAGTATGCAGGTATTCGGCGTGAAAAAGCTGGCCGACGCGCTGGCGATCTTAGACGATCTCTAA
- a CDS encoding stress response protein, with amino-acid sequence MNSDIVVGKWKQWKGNFLALWADWFDSDCAWLEGSNDYLSGVLQEGYGKAHEEVSSEKTTLH; translated from the coding sequence ATGAATAGCGATATCGTTGTTGGCAAATGGAAACAGTGGAAAGGGAATTTTCTGGCGCTGTGGGCCGATTGGTTTGACAGCGATTGCGCCTGGCTGGAAGGGAGTAACGATTACTTGTCCGGCGTATTGCAAGAGGGTTACGGAAAGGCGCACGAAGAGGTATCCTCAGAGAAAACCACGCTACACTGA
- the osmY gene encoding molecular chaperone OsmY — MKKTTLTKSLIVVALSSILAGGAMAEETLGQKVERIADTTGAKIDSSANKASGYMSDSAITAKVKSALLEDKSITSSDISVETSKGVVTLSGFVGSQALSTRAVEIATQVEGVQSVSDKLQVKDNQSQSVGAYADDAVVTSTIKAKLLADDIVPSRKVKVETQEGVVLLSGEVDNKAQSDRAESIAKAVDGVKSVKNDLTVK; from the coding sequence ATGAAAAAGACCACATTGACAAAATCGCTGATCGTAGTTGCTCTGAGTTCGATTCTGGCTGGCGGTGCCATGGCGGAAGAAACATTAGGGCAGAAAGTAGAACGTATCGCGGATACAACTGGTGCAAAAATCGATAGCTCCGCCAATAAAGCCTCTGGCTACATGAGTGACAGCGCTATCACAGCAAAAGTGAAGAGTGCGTTGCTGGAAGATAAATCCATTACCAGCAGCGACATTTCCGTTGAAACGTCAAAGGGTGTCGTCACACTCAGCGGCTTTGTCGGTAGTCAGGCACTGAGCACCCGGGCGGTGGAAATTGCCACTCAGGTTGAGGGCGTCCAATCCGTCAGCGACAAACTGCAGGTTAAAGATAATCAATCACAGTCGGTTGGCGCTTATGCCGATGATGCGGTGGTGACCAGCACGATTAAGGCGAAACTGCTGGCGGATGACATTGTTCCGTCTCGCAAAGTGAAAGTCGAAACGCAGGAAGGTGTTGTGCTGTTGAGCGGTGAAGTCGACAACAAAGCGCAGTCCGATCGTGCAGAAAGTATTGCGAAGGCCGTTGACGGCGTGAAAAGCGTTAAAAACGACCTGACCGTTAAATAA
- a CDS encoding YtjB family periplasmic protein — MVRARVKFRLHRTAIVLICLALLVVLMQGASYFSLSHQMARSEQVEDLARTLSRQVAYSLSPLMGSVDDNSQKINTILKQLTDHSRILDAGVYQQDGSLVAHVGEQVQLRDRLALDGNRVGSYFNHQLVQPIEGKEGPIGFLRITLDTHVLATEARQVDNTTNILRLMILLSLAIGIILTRTLLQNRRTRWQQSPYLLTASTPVKEEEDEAGSDTRTSDSATVKKDEEEKNL, encoded by the coding sequence ATGGTTCGCGCCCGGGTGAAATTTCGTCTACACCGCACGGCAATTGTGCTGATTTGCCTCGCTCTGTTAGTGGTATTAATGCAAGGGGCGTCCTATTTCAGTTTGAGTCACCAGATGGCACGATCTGAACAGGTTGAAGATCTGGCGCGCACGCTGTCCAGACAGGTGGCTTACAGCCTTTCTCCGCTGATGGGCAGCGTGGATGATAATAGTCAAAAGATTAATACCATCCTCAAACAGCTTACCGATCACAGCCGTATTCTGGATGCCGGCGTGTACCAGCAGGACGGTTCGCTGGTGGCGCATGTCGGTGAGCAGGTGCAACTGCGAGATCGGCTGGCGCTGGATGGCAATCGGGTCGGTAGCTACTTTAACCATCAACTGGTGCAGCCGATTGAAGGGAAAGAAGGTCCTATCGGCTTCCTGCGTATCACCTTAGATACCCATGTGCTGGCGACCGAAGCCAGACAGGTAGACAACACCACCAATATTCTGCGCCTGATGATTTTGCTGTCGTTGGCTATCGGCATCATTCTGACCCGAACGCTGTTGCAGAATCGTCGTACCCGTTGGCAACAATCGCCTTATCTTCTCACTGCGAGTACACCCGTGAAAGAAGAAGAGGATGAGGCGGGGAGCGACACGCGGACGAGCGATAGCGCGACAGTGAAAAAGGACGAAGAAGAAAAAAACCTCTGA